A stretch of the Medicago truncatula cultivar Jemalong A17 chromosome 5, MtrunA17r5.0-ANR, whole genome shotgun sequence genome encodes the following:
- the LOC11433185 gene encoding receptor-like protein 35 isoform X1 translates to MGLIAAHGMVSRVTPYLVTSLALTLVVKAFKFGRFTSLTHLDLSNTHVGGEIPSQISYLSKLQSLHLSGHYELVWKETTLKRLVQNATSLRELFLDYSDMSSLRHNSMDAIFNQSSLISLDLTDCELQGPIPPSFSNLTRLTFLSLAQNNLNGSIPSSFSNLQNLIHLYLSGNSLSGQIPDVFGRMTKLQVFYLASNKLEGQIPSSLFNLNQLVDLDCAYNKLEGPLHNKIAGFQKLIYLRLNDNLLNGTIPSSLLSLPSLVLLYLSNNRLTGPISEISSYSLEYLSLCNNKLQGDIPNSIFNLANLITLCLSSNNLSGVVNFQDFTKLQKLDSLSLSHNSQLSLNFEYNVTYHFSQLTKLDLSSLSLTEFPKLLGKLESLDLSNNKLNGTVSNWLLETSRSLNLSQNLFTSIDQISRNSDQLGDLDLSFNLLVGNLSVSICNLSSLEFLNLGHNNFTGNIPQCLANLPSLQILDLQMNNFYGTLPNNFSKSSKLITLNLNDNQLEGYFPKSLSHCENLQVLNLRNNKMEDKFPVWLQTLQYLKVLVLRDNKLHGHIANLKIRHPFPSLVIFDISSNNFTGPLPKAYLKYFEAMKKVTQVKDDDSLLYMEMMLSYRADNTKGNVSYYDSVTVTTKGIKMTLTKIPTMFVSIDFSRNKFNGGIPNDIGELHALKGLNLSHNRLTGPIPQSIQNLTNLESLDLSSNMLTGMIPAELTNLNSLEVLDLSNNHLVGEIPQGKQFNTFTNDSYKGNLGLCGLPLSKKCGPEQHSPPSANNFWSEEKFGFGWKPVAIGYGCGFVFGIGLGYYMFLIGKPRWFVMIFGGHPKRRVNRRT, encoded by the exons ATGGGACTGATTGCTGCTCATGGCATGGTGTCACGTGTGACACCGTATCTGGTCACGTCATTGGCCTTAACCTTGGTTGTGAAGGCTTTCAAG TTTGGCAGGTTTACGAGTCTTACACATCTTGACTTGTCTAATACTCATGTTGGCGGTGAAATTCCTTCTCAAATCTCATACCTTTCCAAATTACAATCACTTCATCTTTCTGGGCATTATGAGTTAGTTTGGAAAGAGACCACCTTAAAGAGACTTGTGCAAAACGCAACAAGTTTAAGGGAGCTGTTTTTGGATTATTCAGATATGTCTTCTTTAAGACATAACTCCATGGATGCGATCTTCAATCAATCTTCTCTCATTTCCTTGGATCTCACAGATTGTGAACTCCAAGGGCCTATTCCTCCATCTTTCTCCAACCTCACACGTCTTACTTTCCTAAGTCTTGCACAAAACAACTTGAACGGTTCAATCCCATCCTCATTTTCAAACCTTCAAAATCTCATCCACTTGTATCTTTCAGGCAATTCACTTAGCGGTCAAATCCCAGATGTATTTGGTAGGATGACCAAACTGCAAGTATTCTATCTAGCTTCTAACAAATTAGAAGGACAAATTCCATCTTCATTATTTAACTTGAATCAACTTGTTGATTTAGATTGTGCTTATAATAAATTAGAGGGTCCACTACATAATAAAATTGCAGGTTTTCAAAAGCTAATTTATTTGAGGTTAAATGACAACTTGCTAAATGGAACAATTCCTTCCTCCTTGTTATCTTTGCCTTCTTTGGTACTTCTGTATCTATCAAACAATCGACTTACAGGGCCTATCAGTGAAATCTCATCATATTCCTTAGAGTATCTATCTCTATGCAACAACAAGCTACAAGGTGATATtccaaattcaattttcaaCCTTGCAAACCTAATTACACTATGTCTATCATCAAACAACTTGAGTGGTGTTGTCAATTTTCAAGACTttacaaaacttcaaaaattggATTCTCTGTCCCTTTCACATAATAGCCAATTATCACTAAACTTTGAATACAATGTTACTTACCATTTTTCTCAACTAACAAAATTGGATTTGTCTTCCTTGAGTTTGACTGAATTTCCTAAATTATTAGGAAAACTAGAATCACTTGATTTGTCCAATAACAAACTTAATGGAACAGTGTCCAATTGGTTACTTGAAACATCAAGATCTTTGAACCTCTCTCAAAACTTGTTCACATCAATAGACCAAATCTCAAGGAACAGTGACCAGCTCGGTGACCTTGATCTTAGTTTTAACTTACTTGTTGGTAACCTCTCTGTGTCAATTTGCAATTTGAGTTCCCTTGAATTTCTCAACTTGGGACACAACAATTTCACAGGTAACATTCCACAATGTCTTGCTAATTTACCATCCCTTCAAATTTTGGATCTACAAATGAACAACTTTTATGGCACTTTGCCTAATAACTTTTCAAAGTCCAGTAAACTTATTACTCTGAATCTCAATGACAACCAATTAGAAGGGTACTTTCCTAAATCTTTGTCCCACTGCGAAAACCTGCAAGTTCTAAATCTTCGCAACAACAAAATGGAAGACAAATTTCCTGTCTGGCTTCAAACTCTCCAATACTTGAAAGTGCTGGTTTTGCGAGACAATAAGTTGCATGGTCACATTGCCAATTTAAAGATCAGGCATCCATTTCCTAGTTTAGTTATTTTTGATATCTCAAGCAATAACTTTACTGGTCCGCTAccaaaagcctatttaaaatattttgaagccATGAAGAAAGTTACTCAAGTTAAGGATGACGACAGTTTGTTATATATGGAAATGATGTTGAGTTATCGTGCAGACAATACTAAAGGTAATGTGAGTTACTATGATTCTGTGACTGTGACGACAAAAGGCATCAAAATGACACTGACGAAAATTCCAACAATGTTTGTAAGTATTGATTTCTCAAGAAACAAGTTTAATGGAGGAATTCCAAATGATATAGGAGAACTTCACGCACTCAAAGGGCTTAACCTTTCACATAACAGACTCACTGGTCCTATTCCTCAATCCATACAAAACTTGACAAACTTGGAATCGTTGGATCTCTCGTCAAATATGCTCACTGGTATGATTCCTGCAGAATTAACCAATTTGAACAGTCTTGAAGTCTTGGATCTTTCCAATAACCATCTTGTGGGAGAAATACCTCAAGGAAAGCAATTCAATACATTTACAAATGATTCTTATAAAGGGAACTTGGGGTTATGTGGATTACCCTTGTCAAAGAAATGTGGACCGGAACAACATTCTCCACCTTCAGCCAACAACTTTTGGAGTGAAGAGAAATTTGGCTTTGGATGGAAACCAGTGGCAATTGGTTATGGATGTGGATTTGTGTTTGGAATAGGCCTTGGatattatatgtttttaattggAAAGCCTAGATGGTTTGTGATGATATTTGGTGGTCATCCTAAGAGAAGAGTGAATAGGAGAACATAA
- the LOC11433185 gene encoding receptor like protein 22 isoform X2: MSSLRHNSMDAIFNQSSLISLDLTDCELQGPIPPSFSNLTRLTFLSLAQNNLNGSIPSSFSNLQNLIHLYLSGNSLSGQIPDVFGRMTKLQVFYLASNKLEGQIPSSLFNLNQLVDLDCAYNKLEGPLHNKIAGFQKLIYLRLNDNLLNGTIPSSLLSLPSLVLLYLSNNRLTGPISEISSYSLEYLSLCNNKLQGDIPNSIFNLANLITLCLSSNNLSGVVNFQDFTKLQKLDSLSLSHNSQLSLNFEYNVTYHFSQLTKLDLSSLSLTEFPKLLGKLESLDLSNNKLNGTVSNWLLETSRSLNLSQNLFTSIDQISRNSDQLGDLDLSFNLLVGNLSVSICNLSSLEFLNLGHNNFTGNIPQCLANLPSLQILDLQMNNFYGTLPNNFSKSSKLITLNLNDNQLEGYFPKSLSHCENLQVLNLRNNKMEDKFPVWLQTLQYLKVLVLRDNKLHGHIANLKIRHPFPSLVIFDISSNNFTGPLPKAYLKYFEAMKKVTQVKDDDSLLYMEMMLSYRADNTKGNVSYYDSVTVTTKGIKMTLTKIPTMFVSIDFSRNKFNGGIPNDIGELHALKGLNLSHNRLTGPIPQSIQNLTNLESLDLSSNMLTGMIPAELTNLNSLEVLDLSNNHLVGEIPQGKQFNTFTNDSYKGNLGLCGLPLSKKCGPEQHSPPSANNFWSEEKFGFGWKPVAIGYGCGFVFGIGLGYYMFLIGKPRWFVMIFGGHPKRRVNRRT; this comes from the coding sequence ATGTCTTCTTTAAGACATAACTCCATGGATGCGATCTTCAATCAATCTTCTCTCATTTCCTTGGATCTCACAGATTGTGAACTCCAAGGGCCTATTCCTCCATCTTTCTCCAACCTCACACGTCTTACTTTCCTAAGTCTTGCACAAAACAACTTGAACGGTTCAATCCCATCCTCATTTTCAAACCTTCAAAATCTCATCCACTTGTATCTTTCAGGCAATTCACTTAGCGGTCAAATCCCAGATGTATTTGGTAGGATGACCAAACTGCAAGTATTCTATCTAGCTTCTAACAAATTAGAAGGACAAATTCCATCTTCATTATTTAACTTGAATCAACTTGTTGATTTAGATTGTGCTTATAATAAATTAGAGGGTCCACTACATAATAAAATTGCAGGTTTTCAAAAGCTAATTTATTTGAGGTTAAATGACAACTTGCTAAATGGAACAATTCCTTCCTCCTTGTTATCTTTGCCTTCTTTGGTACTTCTGTATCTATCAAACAATCGACTTACAGGGCCTATCAGTGAAATCTCATCATATTCCTTAGAGTATCTATCTCTATGCAACAACAAGCTACAAGGTGATATtccaaattcaattttcaaCCTTGCAAACCTAATTACACTATGTCTATCATCAAACAACTTGAGTGGTGTTGTCAATTTTCAAGACTttacaaaacttcaaaaattggATTCTCTGTCCCTTTCACATAATAGCCAATTATCACTAAACTTTGAATACAATGTTACTTACCATTTTTCTCAACTAACAAAATTGGATTTGTCTTCCTTGAGTTTGACTGAATTTCCTAAATTATTAGGAAAACTAGAATCACTTGATTTGTCCAATAACAAACTTAATGGAACAGTGTCCAATTGGTTACTTGAAACATCAAGATCTTTGAACCTCTCTCAAAACTTGTTCACATCAATAGACCAAATCTCAAGGAACAGTGACCAGCTCGGTGACCTTGATCTTAGTTTTAACTTACTTGTTGGTAACCTCTCTGTGTCAATTTGCAATTTGAGTTCCCTTGAATTTCTCAACTTGGGACACAACAATTTCACAGGTAACATTCCACAATGTCTTGCTAATTTACCATCCCTTCAAATTTTGGATCTACAAATGAACAACTTTTATGGCACTTTGCCTAATAACTTTTCAAAGTCCAGTAAACTTATTACTCTGAATCTCAATGACAACCAATTAGAAGGGTACTTTCCTAAATCTTTGTCCCACTGCGAAAACCTGCAAGTTCTAAATCTTCGCAACAACAAAATGGAAGACAAATTTCCTGTCTGGCTTCAAACTCTCCAATACTTGAAAGTGCTGGTTTTGCGAGACAATAAGTTGCATGGTCACATTGCCAATTTAAAGATCAGGCATCCATTTCCTAGTTTAGTTATTTTTGATATCTCAAGCAATAACTTTACTGGTCCGCTAccaaaagcctatttaaaatattttgaagccATGAAGAAAGTTACTCAAGTTAAGGATGACGACAGTTTGTTATATATGGAAATGATGTTGAGTTATCGTGCAGACAATACTAAAGGTAATGTGAGTTACTATGATTCTGTGACTGTGACGACAAAAGGCATCAAAATGACACTGACGAAAATTCCAACAATGTTTGTAAGTATTGATTTCTCAAGAAACAAGTTTAATGGAGGAATTCCAAATGATATAGGAGAACTTCACGCACTCAAAGGGCTTAACCTTTCACATAACAGACTCACTGGTCCTATTCCTCAATCCATACAAAACTTGACAAACTTGGAATCGTTGGATCTCTCGTCAAATATGCTCACTGGTATGATTCCTGCAGAATTAACCAATTTGAACAGTCTTGAAGTCTTGGATCTTTCCAATAACCATCTTGTGGGAGAAATACCTCAAGGAAAGCAATTCAATACATTTACAAATGATTCTTATAAAGGGAACTTGGGGTTATGTGGATTACCCTTGTCAAAGAAATGTGGACCGGAACAACATTCTCCACCTTCAGCCAACAACTTTTGGAGTGAAGAGAAATTTGGCTTTGGATGGAAACCAGTGGCAATTGGTTATGGATGTGGATTTGTGTTTGGAATAGGCCTTGGatattatatgtttttaattggAAAGCCTAGATGGTTTGTGATGATATTTGGTGGTCATCCTAAGAGAAGAGTGAATAGGAGAACATAA